Part of the Intestinibacillus sp. Marseille-P6563 genome is shown below.
CAACGACTGTCGCCTTCCCCCTCATGATCATCCTGACCGCTTTCGGCACGACCGTGGGCTCGGGCAGCAGTGCATTGGCTGCTATCCGCTTGGGCGAAGGCAAAGACCGGGATGCCAAAAAGGCCTTAAACAATGCGTTCCAGTTTATCATTGGGCTAGGGCTTGTCATTATGATCGTGGGCATCGTCTTTTTGCGGCCCATCCTTTGGCTATTTGGCGCTAAAGATGATGTCATCATGGGATATTCCTATGATTATACCTTCATCATCCTGCTCGGTACGCCGTTCAACCTGGTGTCCATTGTATTGTCCAACCTGGCGCGTACCGATGGCCATCCCCGTTTGTCCATGTACGGTATGCTCATCGGCGCAGGTCTGAACACCATCCTAGACCCCATCTACATTTTTGTACTGCATTGGGGCGTACGCGGTGCAGCCATCGCTACCATCACTTCGCAGATCATCTCGGCCCTGATTTTGACGACGTATTTTCTTCGTCCGGCTCGCAATAAACCGCAGCATATGCGCATCCAGAAAAAATATCGCAAGATGCGCTGGCCTTTGGTCGGCCATATGATCATGCTCGGTATTTCGTCGGGTATCACCCAGTCGGTGGGCTGCATTATGCAGGTGGTCATGAACAATTCCCTGATGTATTACGGCAACCTCAGCTCAACCGGCGGTGATGTCGCTTTGAGCGCCATGGGCATTGTCATGAAAATCGCGATGATCATGGGTGCGTTCGGCATTGGCATCGGCATCGGCGCCCAGCCGATTCTGGGCTTTAACCGCGGCGCGGAAAAATACGACCGCATCCGCAAAACCTATTTGCTGGCCGTGACCTTTGCAACGCTGCTCATCTTTGCCTGCTGGTTGGTTTGTCAGATCTTCCCCGAACAGATTATCAGCATCTTCGGCAAAGAAAACGCTAAATTCACCGATTTTGCAGTCAAATGCCTGCGTATTTATCTGTTCAGCATCTTCTGTGCTGGATTCCAGATCGTATCGACCAACTACTTCCAGGCTACCGGACAGCCGCTCAAGGCTTCCATCCTGTCATCGCTGCGGCAGCTTTTGCTGCTCATCCCGCTGATTATCATTCTGCCCCTGTTCTTTGGGCTCAATGGTATTTTGTATTCGGCGCCCATTGCCGACGTGCTCAGTGCAGTGATCGTTGCCATCTTTATCATTCCCGAAATGCGCAAGCTTTCCGCTCACATCAAGCAGCAAAACCAAGTGCTCGCCCATTGATACAAGCTAAAACCCGGCAGAGAAACTCTGCCGGGTTTTGTTATGTGCTCGCTTCCTGCTCTGCCGGGTATGAGATGCCCTGCATTTTTTTATACGTCCCCAGATACAATGTCACCGCCAAGATGAGGGAAAGGACATCGGCGACCGGTTGCGCCCAGAGCAGACCGGTCAGGCCAAGCGATGCCTTCAAAAGAAAGAGCGCCGGGATGAAAATAATGCCTTGCCGGCTCAGGTTGATGACCAGCGAAGCGGTAGCCGCCCCCATCGCTTGCAGGGTATTGATCAAAACATAGAAAATCCCAAACAAACAGCTTGTTGTGAGCAGAATCTTTGCAAACTGTACGGCATAGTCAAATGCGACAGTATCGGTCAAAAATACGCTTACAATTTGATCGACAAACAGGTAGCAAATCGCCGTCAGGACCACTCCCAGAATCAAAGCAAACGTCAAAGAAAATTTTAAAATCGCCTGAAAACGTTCCCAAAGCCTTGCGCCTACGCAGTATCCCAACAGCGGCTGTACGCCTTGGCCTAAGCCCATGCAGACCATACCGGTGATGGTAACGACCTTCATGGCAACGCCCATGCCGGCGATGGCCATATCGCCGTATTCAGCCATCTGGCTGTTGATTAAAATTTGGGATACGCTCATCAGAATAGTGCCCAGTGCCGCCGGAACCCCAATGGCAAGCACCCGGCTGCAAACATGGTTTCCGACCGTAAAGTCCTTCGGATGGATGCTGAGGCTGGAGGTTCCGCGCAGAAAATACAGAATATAATATCCGGCGCCGAACAAATTGCCGATCACCGTTGCAATCGCGGCGCCCGCAATATTCCATCCCAGACCCAGAATCATGATGGGGTCTAAAATGACATTAAGCAGATTGCCGATCAGCTGCCCCATCATGGCTTTGTTGGATTCACCTTCGGCACGGATGACATTCGCAAAGCAGTTCGAAATCAGCACAAACGGGCCGCTATACGCTACGATACTCAAATAGGTCTTAGCCAGCTCCCAGGTATCCGCACTCGCCCCAATCAAGGACAGCAGTGGGTCCATACACACCAAAAAGAGTATGGTCATGGCGATACCAATCACGACACATCCCCACATGCAGAACGAGCATACTTTCCGGGCATATTCCTTTTTGCCTTCTCCCAAAGCACGGGAAATGACCGAAGTTCCGCCAATACCAAACGCTGTGCCGACGGCCATAAACAGCAGAAAAACCGGGGTCGCCAGCGATACGGCTGCCACCTGTAAAGCATCCTTTGTCTGTCCGACAAAAAAGGTATCTGCCAGGTTATAGACCAGTACCATCAGCATGGCCACCATGGCCGGCATGGCATTTTTGAACACGGCTCTGGGAACCGGCATCTTTTCAAAGACTTCCATGGATTTTTCCTGCA
Proteins encoded:
- a CDS encoding MATE family efflux transporter, whose amino-acid sequence is MKAETSLSENPLGYEPIPRLLINFSIPAIISCLVNSIYNIVDQIFIGQGVGYQGNAATTVAFPLMIILTAFGTTVGSGSSALAAIRLGEGKDRDAKKALNNAFQFIIGLGLVIMIVGIVFLRPILWLFGAKDDVIMGYSYDYTFIILLGTPFNLVSIVLSNLARTDGHPRLSMYGMLIGAGLNTILDPIYIFVLHWGVRGAAIATITSQIISALILTTYFLRPARNKPQHMRIQKKYRKMRWPLVGHMIMLGISSGITQSVGCIMQVVMNNSLMYYGNLSSTGGDVALSAMGIVMKIAMIMGAFGIGIGIGAQPILGFNRGAEKYDRIRKTYLLAVTFATLLIFACWLVCQIFPEQIISIFGKENAKFTDFAVKCLRIYLFSIFCAGFQIVSTNYFQATGQPLKASILSSLRQLLLLIPLIIILPLFFGLNGILYSAPIADVLSAVIVAIFIIPEMRKLSAHIKQQNQVLAH
- a CDS encoding MATE family efflux transporter — its product is MQEKSMEVFEKMPVPRAVFKNAMPAMVAMLMVLVYNLADTFFVGQTKDALQVAAVSLATPVFLLFMAVGTAFGIGGTSVISRALGEGKKEYARKVCSFCMWGCVVIGIAMTILFLVCMDPLLSLIGASADTWELAKTYLSIVAYSGPFVLISNCFANVIRAEGESNKAMMGQLIGNLLNVILDPIMILGLGWNIAGAAIATVIGNLFGAGYYILYFLRGTSSLSIHPKDFTVGNHVCSRVLAIGVPAALGTILMSVSQILINSQMAEYGDMAIAGMGVAMKVVTITGMVCMGLGQGVQPLLGYCVGARLWERFQAILKFSLTFALILGVVLTAICYLFVDQIVSVFLTDTVAFDYAVQFAKILLTTSCLFGIFYVLINTLQAMGAATASLVINLSRQGIIFIPALFLLKASLGLTGLLWAQPVADVLSLILAVTLYLGTYKKMQGISYPAEQEAST